In Bombus affinis isolate iyBomAffi1 chromosome 8, iyBomAffi1.2, whole genome shotgun sequence, the following proteins share a genomic window:
- the LOC126919417 gene encoding NAD kinase 2, mitochondrial-like — protein sequence MTTLNHLRKRSARAVQFLQSHKYNASNNLRLFLRNESNFVPKRVLIVAKLSRYHFEKIREPNLSDEQLKFKLLERGSDYDTMIASHIATKHVKNQVIEVLKKLNIEYKIINRENLDRSNFIWADLILPIGGDGTFLLASNMIFDDKKPIIGINSFPERSEGYLMLSPKYTTRIPEIFEMLKAGHYNVVMRRRIRTTIKGDNIWDPPFHTHEKGRVVGEEKFYIQDLKQEISNKLPKKRRLPWLALNEVFIAEILSAKISNLLINLNNEEKYHLVRSSGLCVSTGTGSTSWYRSINTVSPQVVKEILSLLDKKQIDNEEIEKISSTFNAGLPFHAEESKLCYSVRDMMVNSMWPTPKCLQPRGFCKKLTVISQCYDAGLVLDGGIAVPFNFGTTAVLETYPEDSLRALTLPD from the exons ATGACGACTCTTAACCATCTTCGAAAAAGATCTGCCA GAGctgtacaatttttacaatcgcATAAGTACAATGCTTCCAATAATCTTAGGTTATTCCTCCGAAATGAATCGAACTTTGTACCGAAGCGAGTGCTCATTGTGGCAAAATTGTCACGATATCATTTTGAAAAAATACGAGAACCAAACTTGAGTGACgaacaattaaagtttaaattATTGGAAAGGGGTTCTGATTATGATACAATGATAGCTAGTCATATAGCAACCAAACATGTAAAAAATCAAGTAATTGAAGTCTTAAAGAAACtgaatatagaatataaaataataaatag AGAAAATCTAGACAGATCAAATTTTATTTGGGCTGATTTAATTCTTCCGATTGGTGGCGATGGGACGTTTCTGTTGGCTTCAAATATGATATTCGATGACAAGAAACCAATAATTGGTATTAATTCATTTCCGGAAAGATCGGAAGGGTATCTTATGTTATCTCCGAAATATACGACAAGGATACCTGAAATTTTCGAAATGCTAAAAGCAGGTCATTACAACGTAGTAATGAGACGAAGAATTCGTACAACGATAAAAGGAGATAATATTTGGGACCCTCCTTTCCACACGCACGAAAAAGGTCGCGTTGTAGGTGAAGAAAA ATTTTACATACAAGATCTGAAGCAAGAAATATCAAATAAGTTACCAAAAAAAAGACGTTTGCCTTGGTTGGCATTAAATGAA GTATTTATAGCGGAAATACTTTCTGCTAAAATAAGTAATTtacttataaatttaaataatgaaGAGAAATATCATTTGGTAAGAAGTTCTGGCTTGTGTGTTAGCACAGGAACAGGATCAACATCTTGGTATAGATCTATAAATACTGTTAGTCCACAAGTAGTAAAAGAAATACTGAGCCTTTTAGATAAAAAACAAATTGACAATGAAGAGATTGAAAAAATCTCTTCTACTTTCAATGCTGGTTTACCTTTTCATGCGG AGGAATCAAAATTGTGTTATTCTGTAAGAGATATGATGGTAAATAGCATGTGGCCTACACCAAAGTGTCTGCAACCTCGTGGATTTTGTAAAAAACTGACAGTAATATCACAATGTTACGATGCTGGTTTAGTCCTTGATGGTGGCATAGCAGTACCATTCAATTTTGGGACTACTGCAGTATTGGAGACTTATCCCGAAGATTCTTTACGAGCGCTAACCCTTCCAGATTGA